A section of the Desulfovibrio sp. X2 genome encodes:
- a CDS encoding glycosyltransferase: MPLVSVLMPCYQAADTLAAAMESLVGQTLPDFEIVAVDDGSSDATWDVLSAFASRDARVRPLRIPHGGIVAALQAGLSHCRGGLVARMDADDVCLPDRLASQAALFANDPGLGVASCRVRFGGCRTASAGYAGYVDWINSLLSHEEMAKARFVEAPLAHPSAMVRADLLRACGGWREGRFPEDYDLWLRLFALGARFAKCPDELLVWNDPPGRLSRTHENYAPEAFYATKADYLAQWLAQSALTWPEVTVWGAGRVARRRAALLGGHGARIVAYVDIDPRKIGNHVHGVPVIGREDLPAPGETFVLSYVGSRGAREEIGEYLAMRGYVEGTDFLHVA, encoded by the coding sequence ATGCCGCTCGTTTCCGTGCTCATGCCCTGCTACCAGGCCGCCGACACCCTGGCGGCCGCCATGGAAAGCCTCGTGGGGCAGACCCTTCCCGACTTCGAGATAGTCGCCGTGGACGACGGCTCGAGCGACGCCACCTGGGACGTCCTTTCGGCCTTCGCCTCGCGCGATGCGCGCGTGAGGCCCCTGCGCATCCCGCACGGCGGCATCGTGGCCGCGCTGCAGGCCGGGCTTTCGCACTGCCGGGGCGGCCTCGTCGCGCGCATGGACGCGGACGACGTCTGCCTGCCCGACCGCCTCGCGTCCCAGGCGGCCCTGTTCGCGAACGACCCCGGCCTCGGCGTGGCCTCCTGCCGGGTGCGCTTCGGCGGCTGCCGGACGGCCTCGGCCGGGTATGCGGGCTACGTGGACTGGATCAACTCGCTCCTCTCGCACGAGGAGATGGCCAAGGCGCGCTTCGTGGAGGCGCCCCTGGCCCACCCCTCGGCCATGGTCCGGGCGGACCTCCTGCGGGCATGCGGCGGCTGGCGGGAGGGGCGCTTTCCAGAGGACTACGACCTCTGGCTCAGGCTCTTCGCCCTGGGCGCGCGCTTCGCCAAGTGCCCGGACGAGCTGCTGGTCTGGAACGACCCGCCGGGCCGCCTCTCGCGCACGCACGAGAACTACGCGCCCGAGGCCTTCTACGCGACCAAGGCGGACTACCTGGCGCAGTGGCTGGCGCAGAGCGCCCTCACCTGGCCCGAGGTGACGGTCTGGGGCGCGGGCCGCGTGGCGCGGCGCAGGGCGGCGCTCCTCGGCGGGCACGGGGCGCGCATCGTCGCCTACGTGGACATCGACCCGCGCAAGATCGGCAACCACGTGCACGGCGTGCCGGTCATCGGCCGCGAGGACCTGCCCGCGCCGGGCGAGACCTTCGTGCTGAGCTACGTGGGCAGCCGCGGCGCGCGCGAGGAGATCGGCGAGTACCTGGCCATGCGCGGCTACGTGGAAGGCACGGATTTCCTGCACGTGGCCTGA
- a CDS encoding NAD(P)-dependent oxidoreductase — translation MLRRPGRKHPHTGPRPLPGLSRARDAPSPRFARGMRTGTGRRAADTRSRAMRGDMLPGCRYIERSKHFRRHEMATVRVGWIGTGVMGRSMCGHLLAAGNPVRVYNRSKEKTADLAAKGAVVCDSPADVARESDVIFSIVGFPRDVEEVILGENGVVANAPKGAVVVDMTTSEPSLAQRIDAAARAAGLTALDAPVSGGDLGAREATLAIMVGGEQATFARVKPLLDLMGRNVRLMGGAGAGQHTKMCNQILIAGTMIGVVESLLYAQRAGMDLDAVIDVIGSGAAGSWSINNLGRRIAKGDFNPGFFIKHFVKDMGIALAEAKAMNLSLPGLALAHQFYIAAQALGHEDLGTQGLYKVLAHMNGM, via the coding sequence ATGCTCCGGCGGCCGGGAAGGAAGCATCCCCACACGGGGCCGCGGCCCCTCCCCGGCCTCTCCCGCGCGCGGGATGCCCCGTCGCCCCGCTTCGCGCGCGGCATGCGGACCGGCACGGGCCGGAGGGCCGCCGATACCCGCAGTCGGGCGATGCGGGGTGACATGCTCCCGGGATGTCGGTACATTGAGCGCTCAAAACATTTTCGGAGGCACGAAATGGCGACAGTTCGCGTTGGCTGGATAGGCACCGGCGTCATGGGCCGGTCCATGTGCGGGCATCTTCTCGCGGCCGGGAATCCGGTGCGCGTCTACAACCGCTCCAAGGAGAAGACCGCGGACCTCGCGGCCAAGGGCGCGGTGGTCTGCGACTCGCCCGCCGACGTGGCCCGCGAGAGCGACGTCATCTTCTCCATCGTCGGCTTCCCGCGCGACGTGGAGGAGGTCATCCTGGGCGAGAACGGCGTCGTCGCGAACGCGCCCAAGGGCGCCGTGGTCGTGGACATGACCACCTCCGAGCCCTCGCTCGCCCAGCGCATCGACGCGGCCGCCCGGGCGGCCGGGCTCACGGCCCTGGACGCCCCGGTCTCCGGCGGCGACCTCGGCGCGCGCGAGGCCACACTGGCCATCATGGTCGGCGGCGAGCAGGCGACGTTTGCCCGCGTGAAGCCCCTCCTCGACCTCATGGGCAGGAACGTGCGCCTCATGGGCGGCGCGGGCGCGGGCCAGCACACCAAGATGTGCAACCAGATCCTCATCGCCGGGACCATGATCGGCGTGGTCGAGTCGCTGCTCTACGCGCAGCGCGCGGGCATGGACCTGGACGCGGTCATCGACGTCATCGGCAGCGGCGCGGCCGGGTCGTGGTCCATCAACAACCTGGGCCGCCGCATCGCCAAGGGCGACTTCAACCCCGGCTTCTTCATCAAGCACTTCGTCAAGGACATGGGCATCGCCCTGGCCGAGGCCAAGGCCATGAACCTCTCCCTGCCCGGCCTCGCCCTGGCCCACCAGTTCTACATCGCGGCGCAGGCGCTCGGCCACGAGGACCTGGGCACCCAGGGGCTGTACAAGGTCCTGGCGCACATGAACGGCATGTAG
- a CDS encoding LysE family translocator → MLEHLGPFIIFVVLMTGTPGPANLTLLAIGQSTGFRSGLPFLLGCFLGMGLLNCVGGLGLGQLVAASPAAGLVLKVAGTAYIVYLGVKILGMQIGEARTTRRFTFLEGVMLHPLSPKSLAMSLTGAAQFMTPGRALLPQVGAFVLIFLVSQATFHTLWLTAGSSLLKLLRSQRVLTACNVSAATLMVGATVWALFA, encoded by the coding sequence ATGCTGGAGCACTTGGGTCCGTTCATCATCTTCGTGGTCCTCATGACCGGGACGCCAGGACCGGCCAACCTCACGCTGCTGGCCATCGGCCAGAGCACGGGCTTTCGGAGCGGCCTGCCCTTCCTGCTCGGCTGTTTCCTGGGCATGGGCCTGCTCAACTGCGTGGGCGGGCTGGGGCTGGGGCAGCTCGTGGCCGCGTCACCCGCGGCCGGGCTCGTGCTCAAGGTCGCGGGCACGGCCTACATCGTCTACCTCGGCGTCAAGATCCTCGGCATGCAGATCGGCGAGGCCCGCACGACCAGACGCTTCACCTTCCTCGAAGGCGTCATGCTCCACCCCCTGAGCCCCAAGAGCCTGGCCATGTCGCTCACCGGCGCGGCCCAGTTCATGACTCCGGGCCGCGCGTTGCTGCCCCAGGTCGGCGCCTTCGTCCTCATCTTCCTCGTCAGCCAGGCCACCTTCCACACGCTGTGGCTCACCGCGGGCTCCTCGCTCCTGAAGCTCCTGCGCTCGCAGCGCGTGCTCACCGCCTGCAACGTCTCCGCCGCCACCCTCATGGTCGGCGCCACGGTCTGGGCGCTGTTCGCATAA
- a CDS encoding PLP-dependent aminotransferase family protein translates to MPHLHGGEGPLYLALADALAADVAGGSLRPGQRLPTHRDLADALGVTVGTVTRGYAEAQRRGLVTGTVGRGTFVAQAVSVDPSMGSGHPFEPGIAELGLVAPPPGDPDLGEGLRRLAGKPGIDKLLRYHLTPGLPPHRATGVRWAARYGLDVDPGAVIVAAGAQHALTLCLMGLLRPGERIACDPLTYPGLKTLAAQLGILLTAVPGDEAGMSPEALDTACRRDEIHAVYLMPSVQNPTTTCIPVGRREELAAVAARRGLVIIEDDVYALTRREQGVPLAALAPEHTVFIAGLSKVLCAGLRIAFIVAPPAYRRQLSEALLNTMWMAPPLMAELAAMWIDDGTADSVREARLLEAERRNALAVELLGAGVSRGFASGYFRWLTLPAGWSGALFEAAAREAGVNVFAAERFAVGHAPVDPAVRVALTATEGLSELGRALRTLGDLMASGESGMGPVGTGPVF, encoded by the coding sequence ATGCCGCATCTGCACGGAGGAGAGGGGCCGCTGTATCTGGCCCTGGCGGACGCCCTGGCCGCAGACGTGGCCGGGGGCTCGCTCAGGCCCGGGCAGCGGCTGCCCACGCACCGCGACCTGGCCGACGCGCTGGGCGTGACCGTGGGCACCGTGACCCGGGGGTATGCCGAGGCCCAGCGCCGGGGACTGGTCACGGGCACGGTGGGCCGGGGCACTTTCGTGGCCCAGGCCGTGAGCGTGGACCCGTCCATGGGCTCGGGCCATCCCTTCGAGCCCGGCATCGCCGAGCTCGGGCTGGTGGCGCCGCCGCCCGGCGATCCGGACCTGGGCGAGGGGCTGCGCCGCCTGGCCGGTAAACCCGGGATAGACAAGCTTCTACGGTACCATCTCACGCCCGGCCTGCCGCCGCACCGCGCGACCGGCGTGCGCTGGGCCGCGCGCTACGGCCTGGACGTGGATCCTGGCGCGGTGATCGTCGCCGCCGGGGCGCAGCACGCGCTCACCCTCTGCCTCATGGGGCTGCTCCGGCCCGGCGAGCGCATCGCCTGCGATCCGCTGACCTATCCGGGGCTCAAGACCCTGGCCGCGCAGCTCGGGATACTGCTCACGGCCGTGCCGGGCGACGAGGCGGGCATGTCGCCCGAGGCCCTGGACACGGCCTGCCGCCGCGACGAGATCCACGCCGTGTACCTCATGCCCAGCGTGCAGAACCCAACCACGACGTGCATCCCGGTCGGCCGACGCGAGGAGCTCGCCGCCGTGGCCGCTCGCCGCGGCCTGGTGATCATCGAGGACGACGTCTACGCCCTGACGCGGCGCGAGCAGGGGGTGCCGCTGGCCGCGCTGGCCCCGGAGCACACCGTGTTCATCGCGGGGTTGTCCAAGGTGCTCTGCGCCGGGCTTCGCATCGCCTTCATCGTGGCGCCTCCGGCCTATCGCCGCCAGCTTTCCGAGGCCCTGCTGAACACCATGTGGATGGCCCCGCCGCTGATGGCCGAGCTGGCCGCCATGTGGATCGACGACGGCACGGCGGACTCCGTGCGCGAGGCGCGGCTCCTGGAAGCCGAGCGGCGCAACGCCCTGGCGGTCGAGCTGCTGGGGGCGGGCGTGTCGCGGGGCTTCGCCAGCGGCTATTTCCGCTGGCTCACGCTGCCCGCGGGCTGGTCCGGGGCGCTTTTCGAGGCCGCGGCGCGCGAGGCCGGGGTCAACGTCTTCGCCGCGGAGCGCTTCGCCGTGGGCCATGCTCCCGTGGACCCGGCCGTGCGCGTGGCGCTCACCGCCACCGAGGGCCTTTCCGAGCTCGGCCGTGCGCTGCGCACGCTGGGAGACCTGATGGCGAGCGGCGAGAGCGGCATGGGGCCCGTGGGCACGGGACCCGTGTTCTGA
- a CDS encoding DUF1194 domain-containing protein — protein sequence MKKITVLVVLLACLGLAGTARALPVGLELALLVDVSGSVDSSEYALQKNGYINVFNNIASFGSFDPFAVTYIEWAGSSEQAQLVQWTLITDLVSAQAFASSLAATSRAFSGLTAPGSAINYTLPLFDGNGFEGSRLVIDVSGDGSQNSGTSTSAARDAAVAAGFTINGLPILGSESGLDTWYQNNVIGGPGSFITVADSFADFQDAVFQKLEREVVVDPVATPEPASMLLVCVGLLGMGSRRLRRRS from the coding sequence ATGAAAAAGATTACTGTCCTTGTCGTTCTGCTGGCTTGTCTGGGCCTCGCCGGGACTGCCCGCGCCCTGCCCGTCGGCCTCGAACTGGCCTTGCTCGTCGACGTGTCCGGAAGTGTGGACAGCAGCGAATACGCGCTTCAGAAGAACGGCTACATCAACGTCTTCAACAACATCGCCAGCTTCGGCTCGTTCGATCCCTTCGCGGTGACCTACATCGAGTGGGCGGGCAGCTCCGAGCAAGCGCAGCTCGTGCAGTGGACCCTGATCACCGATCTCGTCAGCGCCCAGGCCTTTGCCAGCTCGCTGGCCGCCACCAGCCGCGCATTCAGCGGCCTGACAGCCCCCGGTTCGGCCATCAACTACACCTTGCCGCTCTTCGACGGCAACGGGTTCGAGGGCAGCCGTCTGGTCATCGACGTCTCCGGCGACGGCTCTCAGAACTCCGGCACCAGCACCAGCGCAGCACGCGACGCGGCCGTGGCCGCGGGCTTCACCATCAACGGCCTGCCGATCCTGGGCAGCGAAAGCGGGCTGGACACCTGGTACCAGAACAACGTCATCGGTGGCCCCGGCAGCTTCATAACCGTTGCGGACAGCTTTGCAGACTTCCAGGATGCGGTCTTCCAGAAGCTGGAGCGAGAGGTGGTGGTGGATCCGGTCGCGACACCTGAGCCCGCCAGCATGCTTCTGGTCTGTGTCGGCCTGCTGGGCATGGGCAGCCGTCGCCTGCGCCGCAGAAGCTGA
- a CDS encoding glycine betaine ABC transporter substrate-binding protein, translating into MRITKILTAVLAAALCLGLTLPAAAAKKKVRIAYVEWDCAATSTAMVKAVLQEKMGYEVETLPVSAAAMWQAVASGDVDGMVTAWLPVTHADYYAKVKDKVEDIGVVSTGAKLGWAVPDYVTIDSMDQVNANADKFDGKVIGIDPGSGLMRLSEKALKDYDMNKMELMEGSGATMTAALGDAIKNHKWVVVTAWSPHWMFGRWHLKYLKDPKGSLGKEEHIDTIVRKGLSKDMPEVYAFLKRFHWKSPEQFQMVMAWNQQPGADRYENAKKFMAENPDMVKEWLGQK; encoded by the coding sequence ATGCGCATCACCAAGATCCTGACCGCCGTCCTGGCGGCCGCCCTGTGCCTGGGCCTCACCCTGCCCGCCGCCGCGGCCAAGAAGAAGGTCCGCATCGCCTACGTGGAGTGGGACTGCGCGGCCACCAGCACCGCCATGGTCAAGGCCGTGCTGCAGGAGAAGATGGGCTACGAGGTCGAGACCCTGCCCGTGAGCGCGGCCGCCATGTGGCAGGCCGTGGCCTCCGGCGACGTGGACGGCATGGTCACCGCCTGGCTGCCCGTGACCCATGCGGACTACTACGCCAAGGTCAAGGACAAGGTCGAGGACATCGGCGTCGTGTCCACCGGGGCCAAGCTCGGCTGGGCCGTGCCCGACTACGTGACCATCGACTCCATGGACCAGGTCAACGCCAATGCCGACAAGTTCGACGGCAAGGTCATCGGCATCGACCCGGGCTCGGGCCTCATGCGCCTCTCCGAGAAGGCGCTCAAGGACTACGACATGAACAAGATGGAGCTCATGGAAGGCAGCGGCGCCACCATGACCGCCGCGCTCGGCGACGCCATCAAGAACCACAAGTGGGTCGTGGTCACCGCCTGGTCGCCGCACTGGATGTTCGGCCGCTGGCACCTGAAGTACCTGAAGGACCCCAAGGGCTCCCTGGGCAAGGAAGAGCACATCGACACCATCGTGCGCAAGGGCCTCTCGAAGGACATGCCCGAGGTCTACGCCTTCCTGAAGCGCTTCCACTGGAAGAGCCCGGAGCAGTTCCAGATGGTCATGGCCTGGAACCAGCAGCCCGGCGCGGACCGCTACGAGAACGCCAAGAAGTTCATGGCCGAGAATCCGGACATGGTGAAGGAATGGCTCGGCCAGAAGTAG
- a CDS encoding glycine betaine ABC transporter substrate-binding protein: MTKILTAVLAAALSLGLALPAVAAKKKVRIAYVEWSSATASTNMVKAVLQEKMGYDVETLPVSAAAMWQAVGTGDVDAMVAAWLPATHADYYAKVKDKVEDLGPIVSGARLGWAVPDYVTIDSMDQVNANADKFDGKVIGIDPGAGLMRLSEKAIKEYGMDKMELMEGSGATMTASLGDAIKHHKWIVVTAWSPHWMFGRWHLKYLKDPKGVLGKAEHIDTIVRKGLSKDMPEVYAFLKRFHWPSLADFQTVMAWNQEPGADPYANAKKYMDEHPDVVKEWLGRK, from the coding sequence ATGACGAAGATCCTTACGGCCGTCCTCGCGGCCGCCCTGAGCCTGGGACTCGCGCTTCCGGCCGTCGCGGCCAAGAAGAAGGTCCGCATAGCCTACGTCGAATGGTCCAGCGCCACGGCCAGCACCAACATGGTCAAGGCCGTGCTGCAGGAGAAGATGGGCTACGACGTCGAGACCCTGCCCGTGAGCGCGGCCGCCATGTGGCAGGCCGTGGGCACCGGCGACGTGGACGCCATGGTCGCCGCCTGGCTGCCCGCGACCCACGCGGACTACTACGCCAAGGTCAAGGACAAGGTGGAGGACCTGGGCCCCATCGTCTCGGGGGCCCGCCTGGGCTGGGCCGTGCCCGACTACGTGACCATCGATTCCATGGACCAGGTCAACGCCAATGCCGACAAGTTCGACGGCAAGGTCATCGGCATCGACCCGGGCGCGGGCCTCATGCGCCTCTCCGAGAAGGCCATCAAGGAGTACGGCATGGACAAGATGGAGCTCATGGAGGGCAGCGGCGCCACCATGACCGCCTCGCTCGGCGACGCCATCAAGCACCACAAGTGGATCGTGGTCACCGCCTGGTCGCCGCACTGGATGTTCGGCCGCTGGCACCTGAAGTACCTGAAGGACCCCAAGGGCGTTCTGGGCAAGGCCGAGCACATCGACACCATCGTGCGCAAGGGCCTCTCGAAGGACATGCCCGAGGTCTACGCCTTCCTCAAGCGCTTCCATTGGCCGAGCCTGGCCGACTTCCAGACCGTCATGGCCTGGAACCAGGAGCCCGGCGCGGACCCGTACGCCAACGCCAAGAAGTACATGGACGAGCACCCTGACGTGGTGAAGGAGTGGCTCGGCCGGAAATAG
- a CDS encoding proline/glycine betaine ABC transporter permease: protein MFLPRLPLGHGIEVAIDFLSTHISFATKAFSAVMESGLDAAETTLEMVPPWLFIIIVAAIAWRLTKKKGVGLFCLLGLGLIWNLGLWNATISTIALVLVSTLTAIALGIPLGIAAAMSTIVRRIVMPVLDVMQTMPAFVYLIPAIPFFGLGKVAAVFSTVIFAMPPSIRLTSLGIQQVPRELRECADAFGSSRWQRLVKLELPLATPTIMAGVNQTVMLALSMVVIAAMIGAKGLGGEVWRAIQRLQMGAGFEAGIGIVIVAIVLDRVLQHVGRRGK from the coding sequence ATGTTTCTGCCTAGACTTCCCCTCGGACACGGCATCGAAGTCGCCATCGACTTCCTCTCGACGCACATATCCTTCGCCACCAAGGCCTTCTCGGCGGTCATGGAGTCCGGCCTCGACGCAGCCGAGACCACGCTCGAGATGGTTCCGCCCTGGCTCTTCATCATCATCGTCGCGGCCATCGCCTGGCGGCTGACGAAGAAGAAAGGCGTCGGCCTCTTCTGCCTGCTCGGCCTGGGTCTCATCTGGAACCTCGGCCTGTGGAACGCGACCATCTCGACCATCGCGCTCGTGCTCGTCTCCACCCTCACGGCCATCGCCCTGGGCATCCCGCTGGGCATCGCCGCGGCCATGAGCACCATCGTGCGCCGCATCGTCATGCCGGTGCTCGACGTCATGCAGACCATGCCCGCCTTCGTCTACCTCATCCCGGCCATCCCCTTCTTCGGCCTGGGCAAGGTGGCGGCGGTGTTCTCCACGGTCATCTTCGCCATGCCGCCGTCCATCCGGCTCACCAGCCTGGGCATCCAGCAGGTGCCGCGCGAGCTGCGCGAATGCGCCGACGCCTTCGGCTCATCGCGCTGGCAGCGCCTCGTGAAGCTCGAACTTCCCCTGGCCACGCCGACCATCATGGCCGGCGTCAACCAGACCGTCATGCTCGCCCTGTCCATGGTCGTCATCGCCGCCATGATCGGCGCCAAGGGCCTGGGCGGCGAGGTCTGGCGCGCGATCCAGCGCCTGCAGATGGGCGCGGGCTTCGAGGCGGGCATCGGCATCGTCATCGTGGCCATCGTGCTCGACCGGGTGCTGCAGCACGTGGGCAGACGAGGGAAGTAA
- a CDS encoding glycine betaine/L-proline ABC transporter ATP-binding protein, producing MGNIRLENVFKIFGPHPERAFPLLDKGLGKQEILEKTGLGVGVNDASFEVEEGEIVVVMGLSGSGKSTLVRCINRLIEPTRGRVLIDGRDVTALPTDELRKLRLEKLGMVFQNFALFPHRSVADNAAYGLEIKGVDAATRRAKAHEALAKVGLAGWEDSAPGQLSGGMQQRVGLARALALDPEILLMDEAFSALDPLIRRDMQDELLALQDDMRKTIVFISHDLDEALKLGDRIVLMKDGRIVQIGTPEDIMTSPANEYVERFVAEVDITKVLTAESVMRKPAAVAYQDHDGPRSALRKMRSENISSLFVLDSAHHIAGIVTAEECSRLIESGSRDLTTTMRTDVITVTPETPAQELIQILHDLPYPLGVVNARGRLAGVIVRGALLGAMAERGRATDVSA from the coding sequence ATGGGAAACATCCGACTAGAAAACGTATTCAAGATCTTCGGCCCTCATCCGGAGCGGGCCTTTCCGCTCCTGGACAAGGGCCTCGGCAAGCAGGAGATCCTTGAGAAGACCGGGCTCGGCGTGGGCGTGAACGACGCCTCCTTCGAGGTCGAGGAGGGCGAGATCGTCGTCGTCATGGGGCTTTCCGGCAGCGGCAAGTCCACCCTCGTGCGCTGCATCAACCGGCTCATCGAGCCCACGCGCGGCCGCGTGCTCATCGACGGGCGCGACGTGACCGCACTCCCCACCGACGAACTCAGGAAGCTCCGCCTCGAGAAGCTCGGCATGGTCTTCCAGAATTTCGCCCTCTTCCCGCACAGGAGCGTGGCCGACAATGCGGCCTACGGGCTCGAGATCAAGGGCGTGGACGCAGCCACCCGCCGCGCCAAGGCCCACGAGGCCCTGGCCAAGGTCGGCCTCGCGGGCTGGGAGGACTCGGCCCCGGGGCAGCTCTCCGGCGGCATGCAGCAGCGTGTGGGCCTTGCCCGCGCCCTTGCGCTCGATCCCGAGATACTGCTCATGGACGAAGCCTTCTCCGCGCTCGACCCGCTCATCCGCCGCGACATGCAGGACGAGCTCCTGGCGCTGCAGGACGACATGCGGAAGACCATCGTCTTCATCAGCCACGACCTCGACGAGGCGCTGAAGCTCGGCGACCGCATCGTGCTCATGAAGGACGGAAGGATCGTGCAGATCGGCACGCCCGAGGACATCATGACCAGCCCGGCCAACGAGTACGTTGAGCGTTTCGTGGCCGAGGTGGACATCACCAAGGTGCTGACCGCCGAATCGGTCATGCGCAAGCCCGCGGCCGTGGCCTACCAGGACCACGACGGTCCGCGCTCGGCCCTGCGCAAGATGCGCTCGGAGAACATCTCGAGCCTCTTCGTGCTCGACTCCGCGCACCACATCGCGGGCATCGTCACGGCCGAGGAATGCTCCCGGCTCATCGAATCCGGCAGCCGCGACCTGACGACGACCATGCGCACGGACGTGATCACCGTGACACCGGAGACGCCCGCGCAGGAGCTCATCCAGATCCTGCACGACCTGCCCTACCCCCTGGGCGTGGTCAACGCGCGCGGCAGGCTGGCCGGGGTCATCGTGCGCGGCGCGCTGCTCGGCGCCATGGCCGAGCGAGGGAGGGCGACCGATGTTTCTGCCTAG
- the mltG gene encoding endolytic transglycosylase MltG: protein MKLRLPALPRPGSGLLTPGRAIALGLLIMAAAMFAAASLATDLFLTAGGEPREAVFLVAPGESFAQVAQSLEDQGLIHDARAFLLLAKLTGSGGRLRAGEFAVDAGWYAPRVLEQLTRGQPILHRLQVREGLSWWETGRLVEEAGLGSFESFARAVRDKELLARYNIPFDTAEGFLFPETYSLPRPADNDARPVVEAMLKEFFRVAREVWPEGLPAPAELARTVTLASIVEKETGQGGERTTVAGVYANRLRIGMLLQADPTVIYGIGPSFDGNLRRADLDDTSNPYNTYRHAGLPPGPICSPGRLSLLAAAHPEDTKFLYFVSRGDGTHVFSTNLEDHNRAVRRFQLSHH from the coding sequence GTGAAGCTGCGCCTGCCCGCCCTGCCCCGTCCCGGGAGCGGCCTGCTCACGCCCGGCCGGGCCATCGCCCTCGGCCTGCTGATCATGGCCGCGGCCATGTTCGCGGCCGCCTCCCTGGCCACGGACCTCTTCCTGACCGCGGGCGGCGAGCCGCGCGAGGCCGTCTTCCTCGTCGCGCCGGGCGAGAGCTTCGCCCAGGTCGCCCAGTCCCTGGAGGACCAGGGGCTCATCCACGACGCGCGCGCCTTCCTGCTCCTGGCCAAGCTGACCGGCTCGGGCGGACGGCTGCGCGCAGGCGAGTTCGCCGTCGACGCCGGCTGGTACGCCCCGCGCGTGCTCGAGCAGCTGACCCGGGGCCAGCCCATCCTGCACCGGCTGCAGGTGCGCGAAGGGCTCTCCTGGTGGGAGACGGGCCGTCTGGTCGAGGAGGCCGGGCTCGGCAGCTTCGAGAGCTTCGCGCGGGCCGTCCGCGACAAGGAGCTGCTCGCCCGCTACAACATCCCCTTCGACACGGCCGAGGGCTTCCTCTTCCCGGAGACCTACTCCCTGCCGCGTCCCGCGGACAACGACGCACGCCCCGTGGTCGAGGCCATGCTCAAGGAATTCTTCCGCGTTGCCCGCGAGGTCTGGCCCGAGGGCCTGCCCGCGCCCGCCGAGCTCGCCCGCACGGTCACGCTCGCCTCCATCGTGGAGAAGGAGACGGGCCAGGGCGGCGAGCGGACCACCGTGGCCGGGGTCTACGCCAACCGGCTGCGCATCGGCATGCTCCTGCAGGCCGATCCCACGGTCATCTACGGCATCGGCCCGTCCTTCGACGGGAACCTCCGCCGCGCAGACCTCGACGACACGAGCAACCCCTACAACACTTACCGCCACGCGGGCCTGCCGCCCGGCCCCATCTGCTCGCCCGGCCGCCTCTCGCTCCTGGCCGCGGCCCATCCCGAAGACACCAAGTTCCTCTATTTCGTCTCCCGGGGCGACGGCACGCACGTCTTCAGCACCAACCTCGAGGACCACAACCGGGCCGTGCGCCGCTTCCAGCTCTCGCACCACTAG
- the ruvX gene encoding Holliday junction resolvase RuvX → MRALAIDFGTKKLGLALSDPAGRMALPRGILPRPAAGDEALFAELCALIGREGVDTLVVGLPLALDGSETETTRRAKKFGNRLAARAKLPVHFVDERLTSSEAKSRMREAGVRSKKAKARLDAEAAALILESFLACGRSAECAPDMPDLSGEDL, encoded by the coding sequence ATGCGCGCCCTGGCCATTGATTTCGGGACCAAGAAGCTCGGCCTGGCCCTGTCCGACCCGGCGGGCCGCATGGCCCTGCCGCGCGGCATCCTGCCGCGCCCGGCCGCGGGCGACGAGGCGCTCTTCGCCGAACTGTGCGCGCTGATCGGGCGCGAGGGCGTGGACACCCTGGTGGTGGGCCTGCCCCTGGCGCTTGACGGCTCCGAGACCGAGACCACGCGCCGGGCGAAAAAATTCGGCAACCGGCTGGCCGCCCGCGCGAAACTCCCCGTGCACTTCGTGGACGAGCGGCTGACCTCGTCCGAGGCCAAGTCGCGCATGCGCGAGGCCGGGGTGCGCTCCAAAAAGGCCAAGGCCCGGCTCGACGCCGAGGCCGCGGCCCTGATCCTGGAAAGCTTCCTGGCCTGCGGCAGAAGCGCGGAATGCGCGCCGGACATGCCGGACCTTTCGGGGGAGGACCTGTGA